A genomic stretch from Sphingomonas sp. HDW15A includes:
- a CDS encoding TylF/MycF/NovP-related O-methyltransferase, whose product MASSNHSKQPLRDAYIDLLKRSITNFHNLGGNASFEQFRCVNHYDVPTGRWKIGPFARPKTLLSKPQLDLIERAVVRVEREKVSGDFIEAGIWRGGAVILMRALLDAYEIKDRRIFAADSFAGIPINTRAKGDPVDKWVDRWAAPLDDVKANIRRFGLLDDKVRFLAGFFADTLPTLTDERFALVRLDSDSYDSVETSLEHLYPRLSRGGVLIIDDWHLVGCRQAVEDYRNLHGIFDPVEVVDGNGLWVKTHPSGFPRHS is encoded by the coding sequence ATGGCCAGCAGTAACCATTCAAAACAGCCCCTAAGAGACGCTTACATCGACCTTTTGAAGCGTTCGATCACCAACTTCCATAATCTGGGCGGCAATGCTTCATTCGAGCAGTTTCGATGCGTGAACCATTACGACGTTCCGACGGGGCGATGGAAAATCGGGCCATTCGCCCGTCCCAAGACCCTGCTAAGCAAGCCGCAGCTCGACCTTATTGAACGCGCCGTGGTGCGGGTCGAGCGCGAAAAGGTTTCGGGGGATTTCATCGAGGCCGGGATTTGGCGCGGCGGCGCTGTCATCCTCATGCGAGCGTTGCTTGACGCCTACGAGATCAAGGACCGGCGGATCTTCGCCGCGGATTCATTCGCCGGCATTCCGATCAACACTCGGGCGAAGGGCGACCCGGTCGACAAATGGGTGGACCGCTGGGCGGCGCCTCTCGATGACGTCAAGGCCAATATCCGCCGTTTCGGTCTGCTCGACGACAAGGTCCGTTTCCTCGCAGGCTTCTTCGCCGACACCCTGCCGACCCTGACGGACGAACGGTTTGCGCTCGTTCGCCTCGACTCCGATTCCTACGATTCGGTGGAGACCTCGCTCGAACATCTCTACCCGCGCCTGTCCCGAGGCGGCGTGCTCATCATAGACGACTGGCATTTGGTTGGGTGCCGTCAGGCGGTCGAGGACTATCGCAACCTGCACGGAATATTCGATCCCGTGGAAGTCGTTGACGGCAACGGCCTATGGGTGAAGACTCACCCCTCTGGATTCCCCCGCCACAGCTAA
- a CDS encoding 2OG-Fe(II) oxygenase family protein: protein MLTADSAERLKSLLANKTPWCLAWQAGSDGPNLVRNAEIRAMGVNEKSLLLSKLAATEKDSYAFLYHSYPLVTAYLEKWNPGCAHERLLEELNTEAFLSLLRDVSGIDAIVKADGQATLYAPGNFLWPHNDSESSRGRRVAYVLNLTATDWAPQWAGTSTSSTTPGT from the coding sequence GTGCTGACCGCCGACAGCGCGGAACGGCTGAAATCCTTGCTCGCGAATAAGACGCCTTGGTGCTTGGCGTGGCAGGCGGGAAGCGACGGCCCCAACCTTGTCCGCAATGCCGAGATTCGGGCGATGGGCGTCAACGAAAAGTCGTTGCTGTTGTCGAAGCTGGCTGCGACGGAAAAGGATTCCTACGCGTTTCTCTATCACAGCTATCCGCTGGTCACCGCCTATCTCGAGAAGTGGAATCCAGGCTGCGCGCACGAGCGGCTGCTGGAGGAGTTGAACACCGAGGCTTTCCTCTCCCTGCTGCGCGACGTCTCCGGGATCGATGCGATCGTCAAGGCGGACGGGCAGGCGACGCTGTATGCGCCCGGCAACTTCTTGTGGCCGCACAACGATTCCGAATCCTCGCGCGGCCGGCGCGTCGCCTATGTGCTGAACCTCACCGCCACCGACTGGGCGCCGCAGTGGGCGGGTACCTCAACTTCTTCGACGACTCCTGGGACGTAA
- a CDS encoding NADP-dependent oxidoreductase: MARAWHLTKRPSGMPTRADVELREFTLPALDDGMVHVRNRWLSVDPYMRGRMNDVKSYVPSFEIGKPMTGGAVGEVVESRDPSFQPGDVVVHMAGWRDEAVEPAGNFNKLPAIPGVEPQAFLGNLGLTGGTAYFGLLDAASAKEGDIVFVSAAAGAVGSAVVQIAKAKGMTVIGSAGGTEKCAFVKSLGADEVIDYKSGPVVKSLAAAAPKGIDVYFDNVGGDHLDAALAVAKQNARFAICGMIEGYNSAEPTCLRYIMRVIAMRIRLQGFIYTDYMGRLGEFYQEMGGWVASGKVKSRDTVIEGLDHTFDAFLGLFTGANTGKMLVKL; the protein is encoded by the coding sequence ATGGCACGAGCCTGGCATTTGACGAAACGGCCGAGCGGAATGCCGACCAGGGCGGACGTCGAGCTTCGGGAGTTTACCCTTCCCGCCCTCGACGACGGCATGGTTCATGTCCGCAACCGCTGGCTGTCAGTCGATCCTTACATGCGCGGCCGGATGAACGACGTGAAAAGCTACGTTCCGTCGTTCGAGATCGGCAAACCGATGACCGGCGGCGCGGTCGGGGAGGTCGTCGAAAGCCGCGATCCTTCCTTCCAGCCGGGCGACGTGGTTGTGCACATGGCCGGGTGGCGCGACGAGGCGGTCGAGCCAGCGGGCAACTTCAACAAGCTTCCGGCGATCCCCGGGGTCGAACCGCAGGCCTTCCTCGGCAACCTCGGACTGACCGGCGGGACGGCCTACTTCGGCTTGCTTGATGCTGCGAGCGCGAAGGAGGGCGACATCGTATTCGTATCGGCCGCCGCGGGCGCGGTAGGCTCGGCTGTCGTTCAGATCGCCAAGGCCAAGGGCATGACCGTCATCGGATCGGCCGGCGGCACGGAGAAATGCGCGTTTGTGAAGTCTCTCGGCGCCGACGAGGTTATCGATTACAAGTCTGGACCAGTTGTGAAGTCCCTCGCGGCTGCCGCGCCCAAGGGTATCGACGTCTATTTCGACAATGTCGGCGGCGACCACCTGGACGCAGCTCTAGCGGTAGCCAAGCAGAACGCGCGTTTCGCCATTTGCGGGATGATCGAGGGCTATAACAGTGCGGAGCCGACCTGCCTTCGCTACATCATGCGCGTAATCGCCATGCGCATCCGGCTGCAGGGGTTCATCTACACCGATTACATGGGTCGGCTCGGCGAATTCTATCAGGAAATGGGCGGCTGGGTGGCAAGCGGCAAGGTCAAGAGCCGCGACACGGTCATCGAAGGTCTTGACCATACGTTCGACGCCTTCCTCGGCCTGTTCACCGGCGCCAACACCGGCAAGATGCTGGTAAAACTCTAG
- a CDS encoding DUF2171 domain-containing protein yields MAYDRYDERRRHRDPRGRQYGDDREERGFFERARDEVSSWFGDDEAERRRDRDERYDDDQLIGRDRSRTFSADRDYDRYERSARWRDEGYRRPYTGRQSGRSDYGSESGGYRPFTGDYGRSSEFERESAFDRSGYGSNWDRGQSQRGWGSGASASGLHDRDYTSWRSRQIDELDRDYDEFRRENSSRFETEFGTWRQNRESKKQLVSQLTEHMEVVGSDNEPIGKIDHIKSDRIILTKNDSPDGRHHVIGCSRFDRVEDGRLILDQPAAQIQQSFEAQKRSRALFEDERPDDSGPHMLNRSFSGTY; encoded by the coding sequence ATGGCATATGACCGTTACGACGAGCGCCGCCGCCACCGCGATCCGCGCGGCCGCCAATATGGCGACGACCGCGAGGAGCGCGGTTTCTTCGAGCGCGCCCGCGACGAAGTTTCGAGCTGGTTCGGCGATGACGAGGCGGAACGCCGCCGCGATCGCGACGAGCGCTACGATGACGACCAACTGATCGGCCGCGACCGCAGCCGAACCTTCTCCGCCGATCGCGACTATGACCGCTATGAGCGCAGCGCGCGCTGGCGCGACGAAGGCTATCGCCGCCCGTACACCGGCCGCCAGTCGGGCCGAAGCGATTACGGTTCGGAAAGTGGCGGCTATCGGCCGTTCACCGGCGACTATGGCCGGTCGAGCGAGTTCGAGCGGGAGAGCGCATTCGATCGCTCCGGCTATGGTAGCAACTGGGATCGCGGCCAATCGCAGCGCGGATGGGGAAGCGGCGCTTCCGCATCAGGCCTTCACGATCGCGACTACACCAGCTGGCGAAGCCGCCAGATCGACGAGCTCGACCGCGACTATGACGAATTCCGGCGCGAGAATAGCTCCCGCTTCGAAACCGAATTTGGCACCTGGCGCCAGAATCGCGAAAGCAAGAAGCAACTGGTTTCCCAGCTCACCGAGCATATGGAGGTCGTAGGTTCCGACAATGAGCCGATCGGCAAGATCGACCATATCAAGTCGGATCGGATCATACTAACCAAGAACGATAGCCCCGACGGCCGCCACCATGTGATCGGCTGTTCGCGCTTCGACCGCGTCGAGGATGGTAGGCTGATCCTCGATCAGCCGGCAGCCCAGATCCAGCAATCGTTTGAAGCGCAGAAGCGTAGCCGCGCGCTGTTCGAGGACGAGCGGCCCGACGACAGCGGTCCGCACATGCTGAACCGGAGCTTCTCCGGCACCTACTGA